The Phycisphaerales bacterium genome includes a region encoding these proteins:
- a CDS encoding transposase, whose amino-acid sequence MYECFIDGTFAKARGGGDGISAATSEKGVKIMVLVDARGLPVAIDTAPADAHESRCVQAVRLRADARDAAA is encoded by the coding sequence GTGTACGAATGCTTCATCGACGGCACCTTCGCCAAGGCCCGGGGCGGCGGTGATGGGATCAGCGCGGCCACCTCGGAAAAAGGCGTGAAAATCATGGTTCTGGTCGATGCTCGCGGGTTGCCGGTGGCGATCGATACCGCGCCGGCGGACGCCCACGAGAGCCGCTGCGTGCAGGCTGTTCGACTTCGTGCTGACGCGCGAGACGCCGCCGCGTGA
- a CDS encoding alpha-L-rhamnosidase codes for MTLRVCRLPLPSREHLGNANILRTQPIDAAAWVWHPEVLDHEQVFLLFQRRFASGGEPLVLHVSADERYILLLDGERIGRGPDRGDMDHWHYASYRIELGPGAHTLEAWCWRLLGAAPLAQISWHGGFILAAEDPYDAALTTGKASWKVTRLKCHRPIKGDNTDCFGVGAALEWDARAHPWPNNVDCASFVDAAVAREPVQDKPWGVATLGWRLLPSMLPDQLDRLVHTGQVVAGGAGTLNRDDPLPAEALHWEHLPAWQGAIDGTCPVTVPPHTRWYVVWDLGQYYCAYPRLDVVGGLGTRMTWGWCEAPYELDHRTKGDRNAIVGKRFVCFTDRFITDGGARRFTSHWWRAGRYCVIHVETADAPLTITALAFDETRYPLEMTSRIETPDPDLPAVINLCIRGLQMCSHETYVDCPYYEQLMYVGDTRLELLTSYVSAADDRLARQCLRLFDGSRVNWGFVNERYPCRELQHSCTYALLWALALRDYAWWRNNPDFVRARMIGLRCMLEHFEPYLNKDGLLEALPGWSFVDWVPEWDLGCAPQGQHGVSSLNNLHYVLALRAAADLERTMGEPLLAQRLTQRARRVGHAVVAHFWHRGRGLIANEPTRETFSEHAQALALLAGIVTGTRAQRVLKGLLEAPDLHRASYYFSFYIFEALRATGHGARVLAHFDCWKEMVAAGCRTPLETYEPSRSDCHAWSSQPLFHLYATVAGIRPAAFGFQIVRIEPNLGDWPRIAGTMPHPHGEIAFELDTPGRRALLSLPAAITGTLAWQGREIALHSGVQELRL; via the coding sequence ATGACCCTTCGTGTCTGCAGACTGCCGCTTCCATCCCGCGAGCACCTCGGCAATGCGAACATCCTGCGGACGCAGCCGATCGACGCCGCCGCCTGGGTATGGCATCCGGAGGTGCTTGACCACGAGCAGGTCTTCCTGCTCTTCCAGCGGCGGTTCGCGTCCGGCGGTGAGCCGCTTGTGCTGCATGTCAGCGCCGATGAACGCTACATACTGCTGCTCGATGGTGAGCGCATCGGCCGCGGCCCGGATCGCGGCGACATGGACCACTGGCACTACGCCTCATACCGCATCGAGCTCGGACCCGGCGCGCATACACTCGAGGCGTGGTGCTGGCGTCTGCTTGGTGCAGCGCCGCTCGCGCAAATCTCGTGGCACGGCGGCTTCATCTTGGCGGCTGAGGACCCCTACGACGCCGCACTGACAACCGGCAAGGCATCTTGGAAGGTTACACGCCTGAAATGCCACCGGCCGATCAAGGGGGATAACACGGACTGTTTCGGCGTCGGCGCCGCGCTGGAGTGGGACGCCCGCGCGCACCCATGGCCCAACAACGTGGATTGCGCATCGTTCGTCGATGCGGCTGTCGCCCGCGAGCCAGTGCAGGACAAGCCCTGGGGTGTCGCCACGCTCGGCTGGCGTTTGCTACCGTCGATGCTGCCCGATCAACTCGACCGCCTCGTACATACCGGCCAGGTGGTGGCCGGCGGTGCCGGCACGCTCAACCGTGACGACCCTCTGCCAGCGGAGGCCCTCCACTGGGAACACCTACCGGCATGGCAGGGAGCGATCGACGGTACGTGTCCTGTGACGGTACCGCCGCACACGCGGTGGTATGTGGTCTGGGATCTCGGACAGTACTACTGCGCCTACCCGCGCCTTGACGTGGTTGGCGGCCTGGGTACCCGGATGACCTGGGGCTGGTGCGAAGCGCCCTATGAGCTGGATCACCGGACCAAGGGCGATCGTAACGCGATTGTCGGTAAGCGCTTCGTGTGCTTCACCGACCGTTTCATCACAGACGGAGGTGCACGCCGCTTTACTTCGCACTGGTGGCGCGCGGGGCGCTACTGCGTTATCCATGTCGAAACGGCCGACGCGCCGCTCACCATCACCGCGCTGGCATTCGATGAGACGCGCTATCCGCTGGAGATGACCAGCCGTATCGAGACGCCCGACCCCGACCTGCCTGCTGTGATCAACCTCTGCATCCGCGGTCTTCAGATGTGCAGCCACGAGACTTACGTCGACTGTCCGTACTATGAGCAGCTCATGTATGTGGGCGATACACGGCTCGAACTGCTCACCAGTTATGTGAGCGCCGCTGACGACCGGCTCGCGCGGCAGTGCCTGCGGTTGTTTGACGGGTCGCGCGTAAACTGGGGATTTGTCAATGAGCGCTACCCCTGCCGCGAGCTGCAGCATAGTTGCACGTATGCACTACTCTGGGCGCTGGCGCTGCGCGACTACGCCTGGTGGCGTAACAACCCCGACTTCGTTCGCGCCCGCATGATCGGCCTGCGATGCATGTTGGAGCACTTCGAGCCGTACCTCAACAAGGACGGCCTGCTCGAAGCGCTGCCCGGCTGGTCCTTCGTCGACTGGGTGCCCGAATGGGACCTGGGCTGTGCACCCCAGGGGCAGCACGGCGTCTCGTCGCTGAACAACCTGCATTATGTGCTCGCGCTCCGGGCGGCCGCCGACCTCGAACGAACCATGGGCGAGCCGCTACTGGCACAGCGTCTCACCCAGCGCGCCCGACGTGTGGGCCACGCCGTCGTTGCACACTTCTGGCACCGCGGCCGGGGACTGATCGCCAACGAACCGACCCGCGAAACCTTCAGCGAACATGCCCAGGCGCTCGCCCTGCTAGCCGGCATCGTCACGGGCACACGGGCGCAGCGCGTGCTCAAGGGCCTGCTCGAAGCCCCCGATCTACACCGCGCCAGCTACTACTTCAGTTTCTACATCTTCGAGGCCCTGCGTGCTACCGGCCACGGCGCGCGCGTGCTGGCACACTTCGACTGCTGGAAGGAAATGGTCGCTGCGGGTTGCAGGACACCACTCGAGACGTACGAGCCCAGCCGCAGTGATTGCCACGCCTGGTCCAGCCAGCCGTTGTTCCACCTCTACGCGACCGTGGCCGGCATCCGCCCGGCCGCGTTCGGCTTCCAGATCGTACGCATCGAGCCGAACCTCGGTGATTGGCCCCGCATTGCTGGCACCATGCCACATCCCCATGGTGAGATCGCATTCGAACTTGACACCCCCGGCCGGCGTGCGTTGCTGAGTTTGCCTGCTGCCATTACGGGCACGCTCGCGTGGCAGGGGCGCGAGATTGCGCTGCATTCGGGCGTCCAGGAGCTTCGCCTGTAA
- a CDS encoding DUF2330 domain-containing protein translates to MLVDQRQALLQQLATLRDRRFAIRRGVAEAITTQLAGRIRVGVRQSGDVQQYADLLTVALRNAHVRTNTVVPKLVQAFWPDRLAAAVRAGDPRPLVEEAELSSDQARKVLDALGGSETLFQLECVDLGDMPTIELNDNGEYKPSPALSTGQKCTAVLPILLLDSANPLLIDQPEDNLDNRFIFEHVVGSLCAAKVSRQLVFVTHNPNIPVLGDAERVFALDSDGTRAFVARTGGVDDCRHEILTLLEGGAEAFAHRFFVGLLGRGQLAVFGGHAVLLRLTILGTDQSTRGRHACCRPRRGSPGPGGNLCVGSGVEYAGDQNGGSAMRRVNCIRAVAICGALLGTLAAQADRGSAPFKPYVQIFEPTQRALIAWNGEEEILLLTTDLRASEPTKVLEVLPLPSEPKVGKGDIEVFGKATELINRKLAERERLAADAWRSQTALLPKPAGEVTFAERIGQHDIRVVKVNDADGFVEWVSAYLRKAGVENPKIPEPLQQAIGEYLKDGYAWFVFDVVELGTDVKTNEAIQYRFKTPALYYPMRISRTDAGETSVELLVLTPRMLTKFAGLPMEQVKLRHEPIAITDEELAELNPELSALLGCRGEHKLRIWEIRGRLDSFTADVLAE, encoded by the coding sequence ATGCTCGTCGACCAGCGCCAGGCCCTGTTGCAGCAACTGGCCACGCTGCGCGACCGGCGGTTCGCCATCCGGCGGGGTGTGGCAGAGGCAATCACGACGCAGCTCGCGGGCCGCATCCGGGTCGGAGTGCGCCAGTCCGGCGACGTGCAGCAGTATGCGGATCTGCTGACCGTCGCGTTGCGAAACGCCCACGTGCGGACCAATACCGTCGTCCCCAAGCTCGTGCAGGCCTTCTGGCCCGATAGGCTGGCAGCGGCTGTGCGGGCAGGCGATCCGCGACCGCTGGTCGAGGAAGCCGAGCTGAGTTCCGACCAGGCCCGCAAGGTGCTCGATGCGCTCGGCGGGAGCGAGACGCTGTTCCAGCTCGAGTGCGTCGATCTTGGGGACATGCCGACGATCGAGCTCAACGACAACGGCGAGTACAAGCCGTCGCCGGCCCTCTCGACCGGCCAGAAGTGCACCGCGGTGCTGCCGATTCTGCTGCTCGACAGCGCCAACCCGCTGTTGATCGACCAGCCGGAGGACAACCTCGACAATCGGTTCATCTTCGAGCACGTCGTCGGGAGCCTCTGCGCGGCCAAGGTCAGTCGGCAGCTGGTGTTTGTGACGCACAACCCGAACATCCCGGTACTCGGGGACGCGGAGCGCGTCTTCGCGCTCGACTCTGACGGCACACGGGCGTTCGTGGCCCGCACCGGCGGCGTCGACGATTGCCGGCACGAGATCCTGACGCTGCTTGAGGGCGGCGCCGAGGCCTTTGCGCATCGCTTCTTCGTGGGCTTGCTCGGCCGCGGACAACTTGCGGTCTTCGGCGGCCATGCGGTCCTGTTAAGGTTGACGATCTTGGGGACGGATCAAAGCACTCGCGGGCGCCACGCGTGCTGCAGGCCGAGGCGCGGTTCGCCGGGGCCGGGGGGGAACCTGTGCGTAGGGTCAGGCGTCGAATATGCGGGCGACCAGAACGGAGGCAGTGCAATGAGACGAGTGAATTGCATTCGGGCCGTGGCCATCTGCGGCGCGCTCCTGGGCACGCTGGCGGCCCAAGCCGACCGCGGTTCAGCGCCGTTCAAGCCGTACGTGCAAATCTTCGAGCCGACACAGCGGGCATTGATTGCGTGGAACGGGGAGGAAGAAATCCTGCTGCTGACGACCGATCTGCGCGCCTCGGAACCGACCAAGGTGCTGGAGGTGCTGCCGCTGCCGAGTGAGCCGAAGGTTGGCAAGGGGGATATCGAGGTCTTCGGCAAGGCGACGGAACTGATCAATCGCAAACTGGCGGAACGGGAGCGGTTGGCGGCCGACGCTTGGCGGTCGCAAACGGCGCTGCTGCCCAAGCCGGCCGGAGAGGTCACGTTCGCGGAGCGGATCGGGCAGCACGACATCCGCGTCGTGAAGGTGAACGACGCGGACGGATTTGTGGAATGGGTAAGCGCGTACCTGCGCAAGGCGGGGGTCGAGAATCCGAAGATTCCCGAGCCGCTGCAGCAGGCGATCGGCGAATATCTCAAGGACGGATACGCGTGGTTCGTTTTCGACGTCGTCGAGTTGGGGACGGACGTGAAGACGAACGAGGCAATTCAGTATCGCTTCAAGACGCCAGCACTGTACTACCCGATGCGAATCTCACGAACGGACGCGGGCGAAACGTCGGTCGAGCTACTCGTGCTGACGCCGCGGATGCTGACGAAGTTCGCGGGACTGCCGATGGAGCAGGTGAAACTGCGGCACGAGCCGATTGCGATCACGGACGAGGAGCTGGCCGAGCTGAATCCGGAGCTGAGCGCGTTGCTGGGCTGCCGCGGCGAGCACAAGCTGCGGATCTGGGAAATTCGGGGGCGGCTGGACTCGTTCACGGCGGATGTGCTGGCGGAATAA
- a CDS encoding ParB N-terminal domain-containing protein codes for MNGLEIRGMKERDYRMIPVSQINVVNSRQRERTQFLENVRSINDVGLYKPILVNSRNLGTTGLYDLICGEGRLLAHIELGRTHIAADVWDIDERQAHLMTLGENIARTPPQTIEFARAQGDARPRHELAGALGDHRQDPGVRAELRAPGGAGRGAADQGRRRRRLLAQLRDVRGAEQQPFDPAPADGCVRQRHRDDYQPATRAADHRGPPGEGEGARVTQSRIALYGRQAQARHPQDHPREGGVRVRSRAARKPPHAHPGRNAAAAPRRRVRGTPQGCRPRRWPPVEG; via the coding sequence ATGAACGGGCTTGAGATTCGCGGAATGAAGGAACGCGACTACCGCATGATCCCGGTCAGTCAGATCAACGTCGTCAACTCCCGGCAGCGGGAGCGGACGCAGTTCCTCGAAAACGTCCGGAGCATCAACGATGTCGGCTTGTACAAGCCGATTCTCGTGAACAGCCGCAACCTCGGAACGACCGGCCTGTACGACCTGATCTGTGGCGAGGGGCGTCTGCTGGCGCACATCGAGCTGGGCCGGACCCACATCGCGGCCGACGTGTGGGACATCGATGAGCGTCAAGCCCACCTGATGACGCTCGGCGAGAACATCGCGCGTACGCCGCCGCAGACGATCGAGTTCGCCCGCGCTCAAGGAGATGCGCGACCACGGCATGAGCTGGCGGGAGCTCTCGGCGATCACCGGCAAGACCCAGGAGTACGTGCAGAACTACGTGCGCCTGGTGGAGCAGGGCGAGGAGCGGCTGATCAAGGGCGTCGAAGACGGCGTCTTCTCGCTCAACTTCGCGATGTCCGTGGCGCAGAGCAACAACCGTTCGATCCAGCACCTGCTGATGGATGCGTTCGACAGCGGCATCGTGACGACTACCAACCTGCCACGCGTGCGGCGGATCATCGAGGACCGCCTGGAGAAGGGGAAGGCGCTCGGGTCACGCAAAGCCGCATCGCCTTATACGGTCGACAAGCTCAAGCGCGACATCCGCAAGATCACCCGCGAGAAGGAGGCGTTCGTGTACGAAGCCGGGCAGCGCGAAAACCGCCTCATGCGCATCCTGGACGCAATGCAGCGGCTGCGCCAAGACGCCGCGTTCGCGGCACTCCTCAAGGGTGCCGGCCTCGTCGATGGCCCCCAGTTGAAGGGTGA
- a CDS encoding ParB N-terminal domain-containing protein: MSRPERANVKGVDVPIVKLTPLRKRTVSKKNYAKLLANIKAVGLIEPLCVCQEGEQYFILDGYLRYTALLELGVEAVPCLVLSGRDLYTPNRQVNHLSPREEVRMLRKALEKLDEATIAQAFGVESLKGRLSTSLYRELHPFVVGEMDSGRLLQSVARELTYVAPKRQVEIVKLMQETKDTSLAFAKAQILSTPPALRSKKRRRTNPWQRGDSTKRDLARKLAEVEKHYDFYSALRR; encoded by the coding sequence ATGTCACGCCCAGAACGGGCCAACGTCAAAGGCGTTGACGTACCGATCGTGAAGCTGACGCCGCTCCGTAAGCGGACGGTCAGCAAGAAGAACTACGCGAAGTTGCTGGCCAACATTAAGGCTGTCGGGCTGATCGAGCCACTCTGCGTCTGCCAGGAGGGCGAGCAGTACTTCATCCTGGACGGCTATCTGCGGTACACCGCGCTGCTCGAACTCGGCGTCGAGGCCGTGCCCTGTCTCGTCCTGAGCGGCCGCGATCTCTATACGCCGAACCGGCAGGTGAACCACCTTTCTCCACGCGAGGAGGTGCGGATGCTCCGCAAGGCGCTGGAGAAGCTCGATGAGGCGACGATCGCGCAGGCTTTCGGCGTCGAGTCGCTCAAGGGCCGGCTGAGCACATCGCTCTACCGCGAGCTGCACCCGTTCGTGGTCGGTGAGATGGACTCGGGGCGCCTCCTGCAGTCGGTGGCGCGCGAGCTCACATACGTCGCGCCGAAGCGGCAGGTCGAGATCGTCAAGCTGATGCAGGAGACGAAGGACACGAGCCTGGCGTTCGCCAAAGCCCAGATCCTGTCCACACCACCGGCCCTGCGATCGAAGAAGCGCCGTCGCACCAACCCGTGGCAACGGGGCGACAGCACGAAGCGCGACCTCGCCCGCAAACTGGCGGAGGTCGAGAAGCACTACGACTTCTACAGCGCGCTCCGCCGATGA
- a CDS encoding twin-arginine translocase subunit TatC, producing MAKSEARPRQDPDEVRMTLGEHLDELRGALVRSLVALLVACLLCIWPAKFLLELISRPMVLALRHHGQPETFLQTGPAEALLVYAKVVIIFGLLFAAPYILYQVWSFVAAGLYPHERRWVYKLFPASIGLFAAGVAFMYFFVLLLSLNFLIGFSGWLPLPSANPTAFEAAVLGMSRPEAASTQPHGEGPAAVPLLVRDPVDPPVGAVWVNQAEHRLKVHQPDGVYSTPLTRDDRRALVTTHFRIGEYLTFVLVLMIAFGAAFQMPLVVLFLARTGIVPVAAFRAYRKFVILLVVVIAGILAPADLLSHLLLAAAMILLFELGLWLASRSPTPLRARATGAVPERSRPSGVQPRDPEGS from the coding sequence ATGGCGAAGTCCGAAGCTCGTCCCCGGCAGGATCCCGACGAGGTGCGCATGACGCTTGGCGAACACCTCGACGAACTTCGTGGTGCGCTCGTGCGCAGTCTCGTGGCCCTGCTCGTTGCCTGCTTGCTCTGTATCTGGCCCGCCAAATTCCTGCTCGAGCTGATCAGCCGTCCGATGGTGCTCGCCCTGCGGCACCACGGGCAGCCGGAGACCTTCCTGCAGACCGGGCCGGCCGAGGCCCTGTTGGTCTACGCCAAGGTTGTGATCATCTTCGGCCTGCTCTTTGCGGCTCCTTATATCCTGTACCAGGTCTGGTCATTCGTTGCGGCGGGGCTCTATCCCCACGAGCGCCGCTGGGTCTACAAGCTGTTTCCCGCCAGCATCGGTCTGTTTGCAGCCGGCGTTGCGTTCATGTATTTCTTCGTGCTGCTGCTGAGTCTGAACTTCCTGATTGGTTTCAGCGGGTGGCTGCCCCTGCCCAGTGCCAACCCGACGGCGTTTGAGGCCGCGGTGCTTGGTATGTCACGGCCCGAAGCCGCCAGCACACAGCCACACGGGGAGGGTCCGGCCGCGGTACCGCTGTTGGTTCGCGACCCGGTGGACCCGCCGGTCGGCGCGGTCTGGGTGAACCAGGCGGAACATCGGCTGAAGGTGCACCAGCCGGACGGGGTCTACTCCACACCCCTCACGCGGGATGACCGTCGCGCGCTGGTCACGACGCACTTCCGCATCGGCGAGTACCTCACGTTTGTCCTTGTGCTGATGATCGCTTTCGGTGCGGCGTTTCAGATGCCGCTGGTTGTGCTGTTTCTGGCGCGGACCGGCATCGTGCCGGTGGCCGCATTTCGCGCTTACCGCAAGTTCGTCATCCTGCTGGTCGTGGTCATTGCCGGGATCCTGGCACCGGCCGACCTGCTCAGCCACCTTCTGCTGGCGGCGGCCATGATTCTGCTGTTCGAATTGGGGCTTTGGCTGGCGAGCAGATCGCCCACGCCGCTGCGGGCGCGTGCCACAGGCGCTGTGCCCGAGCGCTCCCGGCCAAGCGGCGTGCAACCCCGCGACCCGGAGGGCTCCTGA